From Thermodesulfovibrionales bacterium, one genomic window encodes:
- a CDS encoding methylenetetrahydrofolate reductase C-terminal domain-containing protein: MIVGTQKPIEEIWEMVKDFKKVLVFGCNTCVAICHAGGGKEAEIIASMIRMKVIEEGRDMEVKHAAVERHCEPEFFDPVMEDVKTYDLVLSTACGVGVNFLTERIGEIPVYPGINTSFYGGVPQVGVFTELCGGCGNCILHLTGGICPVVRCSKSLLNGPCGGTNKGKCEVSDQVDCAWYLIVERMKKLGRLEKLLEIQPPKDWSTGTHGGPRRVVLEHIAELEEKEEEKAKGEVKK, from the coding sequence ATGATTGTTGGGACACAGAAACCGATTGAGGAAATTTGGGAAATGGTCAAGGACTTCAAGAAGGTCCTTGTTTTCGGATGCAATACCTGCGTTGCCATCTGTCATGCGGGCGGCGGCAAAGAGGCGGAGATCATCGCCTCGATGATCAGGATGAAGGTTATCGAAGAGGGAAGGGACATGGAGGTGAAGCACGCCGCTGTTGAGCGCCACTGCGAGCCTGAGTTTTTCGATCCGGTGATGGAAGACGTGAAGACCTATGACCTCGTGCTTTCGACGGCCTGCGGCGTGGGGGTCAACTTCCTGACCGAGAGGATCGGCGAGATACCGGTCTACCCGGGGATTAACACCTCTTTCTACGGCGGCGTTCCCCAGGTCGGCGTCTTTACGGAACTCTGCGGAGGCTGCGGAAACTGCATTCTCCATCTTACAGGCGGCATATGCCCGGTCGTCCGCTGCTCCAAGTCGCTCTTGAACGGCCCCTGCGGCGGCACCAACAAGGGGAAGTGCGAGGTCAGCGATCAGGTGGACTGCGCGTGGTACCTGATCGTCGAAAGGATGAAGAAATTGGGAAGACTTGAAAAACTCCTCGAGATACAGCCTCCAAAGGACTGGTCAACGGGCACTCACGGCGGTCCCCGCAGAGTTGTTTTGGAGCATATCGCCGAACTTGAAGAGAAGGAGGAGGAGAAAGCCAAGGGGGAGGTCAAGAAATGA
- a CDS encoding creatininase family protein: MIILENITMKEFQKGLRRTKTIVFPFGTIEEHGTHLPLNTDSLIIREVLNVVAKKRTFFLAPVIPYGVCTSTKDHPGTLSIAPETLRKLSLDLVSEAYEKGLRNFLLISGHGGSLHMAALKETAEILVDEFEGIRIAAFTPYELLWKELSKIAETPDDSHAGELETSIVLYFSQGLVKGRAPKEYPKIPKPFIVKNKVRYWPGGVWGDPGKATVKKGEKAVKVMAEAVAEILDRIETRRGVDY, from the coding sequence ATGATCATACTCGAAAACATTACGATGAAGGAGTTTCAGAAAGGACTGAGAAGGACTAAGACGATCGTTTTCCCCTTTGGAACGATTGAAGAACACGGAACCCATCTGCCCCTGAACACCGACTCTCTTATCATCAGGGAAGTCCTGAATGTCGTGGCGAAAAAGAGAACGTTTTTTCTCGCCCCCGTGATCCCCTATGGCGTATGTACCTCCACAAAGGACCATCCAGGCACCCTCAGCATTGCGCCGGAGACTCTCAGGAAACTCTCCCTTGATCTTGTGAGTGAGGCCTACGAGAAGGGTTTGAGAAATTTCCTCCTCATATCGGGCCACGGTGGAAGTCTTCATATGGCCGCATTGAAAGAGACCGCAGAGATTCTCGTCGATGAATTTGAGGGCATAAGGATAGCGGCCTTTACTCCCTACGAGCTTTTGTGGAAGGAGTTATCGAAGATCGCCGAGACGCCTGACGATTCTCACGCAGGAGAACTTGAGACGTCGATAGTCCTTTACTTTTCGCAGGGGCTCGTCAAGGGCAGGGCGCCTAAGGAATATCCAAAGATTCCCAAGCCCTTTATTGTAAAGAACAAGGTGAGGTACTGGCCTGGCGGCGTATGGGGAGATCCCGGAAAGGCCACAGTGAAAAAGGGGGAAAAGGCCGTGAAGGTAATGGCAGAGGCAGTCGCCGAAATTCTTGACAGGATCGAAACGCGCAGGGGGGTAGATTATTAG
- a CDS encoding methylenetetrahydrofolate reductase — MKSGSNLERVILSGQPAVTAELGPPMSASPDEVVHKAHRLKGFCDAANITDCQTAIVRISSIAAAFIAFREGLEPVMQMTCRDRNRIAMQADLLGAAALGLKNCLCIAGDHQKFGAAGKLKGHPGAKNVYDVDTTQLVGILKKMRDEGLQQGGDKIEVPPQFFIGASWTPMGDPMDFRPYNLKKKVDAGADFIQTQGIYDMELFKSQMEKARNLGILEKTALLAGIIVPKSAMMLKYMDSSVAGVTVPKALIDRMNKAKSAAGDDKKKAKELQEEEGIRITVELIHHALEIPGVKGVHIQAIEWEEAIEKIVKAAGLYPRPIFPQA, encoded by the coding sequence ATGAAATCCGGAAGCAATCTTGAACGCGTGATCCTGAGCGGACAGCCCGCCGTAACAGCCGAACTCGGTCCTCCCATGAGCGCTTCCCCGGACGAGGTGGTCCATAAGGCCCACAGGCTGAAGGGCTTTTGCGATGCGGCAAACATCACGGACTGCCAGACTGCGATTGTGCGTATATCGAGCATTGCCGCAGCCTTCATAGCTTTTCGCGAAGGCCTTGAGCCGGTCATGCAGATGACCTGCCGTGACAGGAACCGCATCGCCATGCAGGCCGATCTTTTGGGCGCTGCTGCCCTCGGCCTCAAGAACTGCCTCTGTATAGCCGGTGACCACCAGAAGTTCGGCGCTGCCGGGAAACTGAAGGGCCATCCCGGTGCGAAGAACGTCTACGACGTTGATACCACACAACTTGTAGGCATCCTCAAGAAGATGAGAGATGAGGGACTGCAGCAGGGAGGCGACAAGATCGAAGTGCCGCCGCAGTTCTTTATCGGCGCGAGCTGGACACCCATGGGTGATCCTATGGACTTCCGACCATACAACCTGAAGAAAAAGGTCGATGCCGGCGCGGACTTTATCCAGACCCAGGGCATCTACGACATGGAACTCTTTAAATCACAGATGGAAAAGGCGAGGAACCTCGGTATCCTTGAAAAGACCGCCCTTCTGGCAGGCATTATCGTTCCCAAGAGCGCAATGATGCTGAAATACATGGACTCTTCAGTAGCGGGTGTGACTGTGCCGAAGGCCCTGATTGACCGGATGAACAAGGCAAAAAGCGCTGCAGGTGACGATAAGAAGAAAGCCAAAGAGCTGCAGGAGGAGGAGGGGATCAGGATCACTGTTGAGCTCATTCATCATGCCCTTGAAATACCCGGGGTCAAGGGAGTCCACATCCAGGCCATTGAATGGGAAGAGGCCATCGAAAAGATCGTGAAGGCTGCAGGCTTGTACCCTCGTCCCATTTTTCCCCAGGCATAG
- a CDS encoding peptidylprolyl isomerase, giving the protein MKKILCLIMVMSMALFFACAKKGEQKISGTGGAYVAKVGSATITEEDVKKELKALPEQIQKMFEGPEGMQRFVDELVKKEVLYQEAKKKGLENSAEYKKKLEDFKKLTLISLLLQQEIEEKAKPSEKEVKDYYEAHKAELTSNSQIRASHILVKSEDEAKKILEQIKKGADFAKLAREKSIDTGSAQNGGDLGFFSKGQMVPEFEKAAISLKKGEVSGPVKTQYGYHIIKVTDKKEGKILEFDKIKEALTQKVTAEKQKELFDSYMNNLKNSYKPEINQEALAKIAPAVKPGSEEGKEKEAKEKK; this is encoded by the coding sequence ATGAAAAAGATCTTGTGTCTCATCATGGTGATGTCCATGGCCCTTTTCTTTGCATGCGCGAAGAAGGGTGAACAGAAGATATCAGGTACAGGGGGAGCGTACGTAGCAAAGGTAGGCTCGGCCACGATAACAGAGGAAGATGTGAAAAAAGAGCTGAAGGCCCTTCCGGAACAGATCCAGAAGATGTTCGAGGGACCCGAGGGTATGCAGAGATTCGTGGATGAGCTCGTAAAAAAGGAGGTCCTCTATCAGGAAGCAAAGAAGAAGGGTCTCGAAAACAGCGCCGAATACAAGAAGAAGCTTGAAGACTTCAAGAAACTCACCCTCATCAGTCTGCTCCTCCAACAGGAGATCGAGGAAAAGGCCAAACCGAGCGAAAAAGAGGTCAAGGATTATTACGAGGCCCACAAGGCAGAACTCACCTCCAACAGCCAGATAAGGGCAAGCCATATCCTCGTAAAATCAGAGGATGAGGCTAAGAAGATCCTTGAACAGATCAAAAAGGGCGCAGATTTTGCGAAGCTCGCAAGAGAGAAGTCCATAGACACCGGTTCAGCGCAGAACGGTGGGGACCTCGGGTTCTTCTCGAAAGGTCAAATGGTGCCTGAATTCGAAAAGGCAGCCATATCACTCAAGAAGGGTGAAGTCAGCGGACCGGTCAAGACCCAGTACGGCTACCACATCATAAAGGTGACTGACAAGAAGGAAGGGAAGATCCTTGAATTCGACAAGATAAAGGAAGCACTGACCCAGAAGGTGACTGCAGAAAAACAGAAAGAGCTCTTCGACTCTTACATGAACAATCTGAAGAATTCATACAAGCCCGAGATCAATCAAGAGGCCCTCGCGAAGATCGCACCTGCTGTGAAGCCGGGGAGTGAAGAGGGCAAAGAGAAGGAAGCGAAGGAAAAGAAATAA
- the folD gene encoding bifunctional methylenetetrahydrofolate dehydrogenase/methenyltetrahydrofolate cyclohydrolase FolD has translation MAAKIISGTEIAAQIREELKKEVVDLKEKHGVVPGLVTILVGKNPASVSYVTAKQKTAHDLGFNSFQDDQPETISEADLLKLVDKYNKDPKIHGILVQLPLPKHIDEKKVLNAIDPDKDVDCFHPVNVGRLMIGGDEARFLPCTPAGIQELIVRSGFETSGAEVVVVGRSNIVGKPIANIMLQKGRGANATVTIVHTGTKNLEAHCKRADILIVAAGVPHLVKPEWIKPGACVIDVGVNRVGEKMSEKTGKMVPILKGDVDFDAAKEIAGAITPVPGGVGPMTITMLMKNTVSAARQAAGVKG, from the coding sequence ATGGCAGCAAAGATCATCAGCGGCACAGAGATCGCCGCACAGATACGGGAAGAGCTCAAGAAGGAAGTCGTGGATCTGAAGGAAAAACATGGGGTAGTGCCCGGACTGGTCACGATCCTCGTCGGCAAGAATCCGGCATCTGTCAGCTATGTCACGGCCAAACAGAAGACCGCCCACGACCTTGGTTTCAATTCTTTCCAGGACGACCAGCCGGAGACCATATCAGAGGCTGACCTGCTCAAGCTCGTCGACAAATACAACAAGGATCCAAAGATACACGGCATCCTTGTTCAGCTACCCCTACCGAAGCATATCGATGAAAAGAAGGTCCTCAACGCCATAGACCCTGACAAGGACGTAGACTGCTTTCACCCGGTCAATGTCGGGCGGTTGATGATCGGCGGCGACGAGGCGAGGTTCCTTCCCTGCACACCCGCGGGCATCCAGGAACTCATTGTCCGCTCAGGGTTCGAGACTTCCGGAGCCGAGGTCGTCGTCGTGGGCCGCTCCAACATCGTCGGCAAACCCATTGCGAACATTATGCTCCAGAAAGGCAGGGGGGCCAACGCCACGGTCACCATCGTCCATACCGGTACGAAGAACCTCGAGGCTCACTGCAAGCGCGCAGACATCCTCATCGTTGCTGCAGGAGTTCCGCATCTCGTGAAGCCTGAATGGATCAAGCCTGGTGCCTGCGTCATAGACGTCGGCGTCAACCGTGTTGGTGAGAAGATGAGCGAGAAGACCGGCAAGATGGTTCCGATCCTCAAGGGCGACGTTGACTTTGACGCAGCCAAGGAGATCGCCGGCGCCATCACTCCTGTGCCGGGCGGTGTCGGACCGATGACCATCACCATGCTCATGAAGAATACCGTCAGTGCCGCGAGACAGGCGGCAGGCGTTAAGGGATGA
- a CDS encoding 4Fe-4S dicluster domain-containing protein, translating to MERSGQNVLACYQCRRCAAGCPVGDETGVTPDRLIRMILLGEKEEALNNLLVWKCLACYTCGTRCPNNIQTARINEVLKQMAKEAHLTPLRPKIAEFHNAFMVSTSHFGRFNELECMGMYEAKTAIAEVKRGGLKAIVEEMKNQARLGADMMKKKRMHLSFEKVKGLPEVKRLYKKAKDEKKG from the coding sequence ATGGAGCGGTCGGGTCAAAACGTCCTGGCCTGTTACCAATGCCGTCGCTGCGCTGCCGGTTGTCCGGTGGGCGACGAAACCGGCGTCACGCCTGATCGCCTCATACGCATGATCCTCCTCGGGGAAAAAGAGGAAGCCCTCAATAACCTCCTTGTATGGAAGTGCCTAGCCTGTTATACTTGCGGTACGCGCTGCCCGAATAATATCCAGACGGCGAGGATCAACGAAGTCCTCAAGCAGATGGCAAAGGAAGCCCACCTCACACCGCTCAGACCGAAGATCGCCGAGTTCCACAACGCCTTTATGGTCTCGACGTCCCACTTCGGCCGTTTCAACGAACTCGAGTGCATGGGTATGTACGAGGCAAAGACCGCAATCGCTGAGGTAAAGCGGGGAGGATTGAAGGCGATTGTTGAGGAGATGAAGAACCAGGCCAGGCTCGGCGCTGACATGATGAAGAAGAAAAGGATGCACCTTTCCTTCGAGAAGGTGAAAGGACTTCCTGAGGTGAAGCGCCTCTATAAAAAGGCTAAAGACGAGAAGAAGGGCTGA
- a CDS encoding hydrogenase iron-sulfur subunit, with the protein MPGWEPNILAFACHYCAFAAADLAGVMRLSYPPNVKIIRLPCTGKLDHIHILRAFERGVDGVFVAGULKGQCHYLEGNTFAARRIAYVKNLLAKLNIDPARLEMYNLSAAMGPRWAEICTQFTEKIRRLGPSPIGLALAKRKIKE; encoded by the coding sequence CTGCCGGGCTGGGAGCCGAACATACTGGCCTTCGCATGCCACTACTGCGCCTTTGCTGCGGCTGATCTGGCCGGGGTGATGAGGCTCTCTTATCCACCCAACGTGAAGATCATAAGGCTCCCGTGTACGGGAAAACTGGACCACATCCATATTCTCAGGGCCTTTGAGCGGGGCGTGGACGGCGTCTTCGTTGCAGGCTGACTGAAGGGCCAGTGTCATTACCTGGAGGGTAATACATTCGCAGCCCGGCGCATAGCGTACGTGAAGAATCTGCTCGCAAAGCTGAACATCGATCCGGCCCGTCTCGAGATGTACAACCTGTCTGCTGCCATGGGGCCGAGGTGGGCAGAGATCTGCACACAGTTCACTGAAAAGATCCGCAGGCTCGGGCCTTCGCCCATAGGGCTTGCCCTCGCCAAGCGTAAGATAAAGGAGTGA
- a CDS encoding CoB--CoM heterodisulfide reductase iron-sulfur subunit B family protein: MEIAYYPGCSLHASSELYDVQCKKVLGQLGIELKELEDWNCCGATSASKTDDFLAVALPARNLGIADASGLPEIFIPCSSCYSRMRVSQKRLSCDAELKESINDELEKKVGKGVKISSILEVLAPKVWSGEIAEKATKKLEGLKPACYYGCLLTRFPCDVDVPDNVENPQGMETVCKALGTQPLDWSYKTDCCGATASVVDMDQSLLLMSRILRDAIARGANCLVTTCPMCQFNMDAYQERIAEKYGIKERLPVYFITELIGISMGISPHEMHVDRHFTDAMELLKELKLI, encoded by the coding sequence ATGGAAATAGCATATTATCCCGGATGCTCCCTTCACGCTTCTTCAGAGCTCTATGACGTCCAGTGCAAGAAGGTCCTCGGGCAGTTGGGAATCGAACTGAAGGAACTTGAGGACTGGAACTGTTGCGGCGCAACCTCGGCGAGCAAGACGGATGATTTCCTGGCCGTGGCACTGCCTGCCAGGAATCTTGGCATTGCCGACGCAAGCGGTCTTCCCGAGATCTTCATCCCCTGTTCATCCTGTTACAGCAGGATGCGCGTCTCCCAGAAGCGCCTCTCCTGCGACGCAGAGCTTAAGGAATCGATTAATGACGAGCTCGAAAAGAAGGTCGGGAAAGGAGTGAAGATTTCTAGCATCCTCGAAGTACTCGCACCTAAGGTTTGGTCAGGCGAGATCGCGGAAAAGGCGACGAAGAAACTGGAGGGGCTGAAGCCCGCCTGCTATTACGGATGCCTTCTCACCCGTTTCCCCTGTGATGTGGACGTGCCGGACAATGTCGAAAACCCCCAGGGGATGGAGACCGTCTGCAAGGCACTCGGGACCCAGCCCCTTGACTGGAGCTATAAAACGGATTGCTGCGGTGCAACGGCATCGGTGGTGGATATGGACCAGTCGCTCCTCCTCATGTCAAGGATATTAAGGGACGCCATCGCCAGAGGCGCAAACTGTCTTGTCACGACCTGCCCTATGTGCCAGTTCAATATGGACGCCTATCAGGAAAGGATCGCAGAAAAATACGGGATAAAGGAGAGACTCCCTGTTTACTTCATCACCGAGCTCATCGGTATCTCCATGGGAATCAGTCCCCATGAGATGCACGTGGACAGGCATTTTACTGACGCAATGGAACTTCTCAAGGAGTTGAAACTGATATGA
- a CDS encoding helix-turn-helix domain-containing protein, with translation MELIDNPTRKAITLALKKRGSLSVEELSKVVRITPMGVRQHLLVLERNGIVEYITKRRGVGRPGYLYRLTEKAGGLFPNGYADFSLDILKDIEKYEGREKVDELFRRRTERIVSEKIKTFSEKSVLSQRVSALAEMLSSEGGIVELEEDDKDFKLKQFNCPLPKVASRFREACACDFRLLQALVGEGVPIQQQQTLADGALHCLYLIPKET, from the coding sequence ATGGAACTTATTGATAATCCGACGAGAAAGGCTATCACCCTTGCTCTCAAGAAGCGGGGCAGCCTTTCTGTAGAGGAACTCAGCAAGGTGGTACGTATCACTCCAATGGGCGTCCGGCAGCACCTCCTTGTCCTTGAGAGGAACGGCATCGTCGAATATATCACGAAGAGACGGGGAGTCGGACGTCCCGGTTACCTTTATCGACTGACTGAAAAGGCTGGTGGTCTCTTCCCGAATGGTTATGCGGATTTCTCCCTCGACATCCTGAAAGATATCGAAAAGTATGAGGGAAGGGAGAAGGTTGATGAGCTTTTCAGGAGGAGAACGGAGAGGATCGTCAGCGAGAAGATAAAGACTTTTTCCGAGAAATCCGTTCTTTCCCAACGGGTTTCCGCCCTTGCGGAGATGCTTAGCAGTGAGGGAGGGATCGTCGAACTGGAGGAGGACGACAAGGACTTTAAGCTGAAACAATTCAACTGTCCGCTGCCAAAGGTGGCATCACGTTTCAGAGAAGCCTGTGCCTGTGATTTCAGGCTCTTGCAGGCACTCGTCGGGGAGGGCGTTCCGATTCAGCAGCAACAGACCCTTGCCGATGGCGCCCTCCATTGCCTCTACCTGATACCAAAAGAGACATAG
- a CDS encoding FAD-dependent oxidoreductase: protein MSNNGSSKKIGSVLIVGGGIGGMQAALDLADSGFRVHMVQRDPSIGGTMVMLDKTFPTGDCSMCMISPKMVEAGRHLNIDIHTLAEVVSVEGAEGDFRVKVRLAPRYVDSGKCTGCGDCEVKCPKKVSSEFDQGLGVRKAIYSLFPQAVPNTRAIDASKCIYLTTGKCRACEKACKAGAINYEDKGREIELNIGSIILSPGLDRYDATVRGEFGLGRWKNVVTSIQFERILSASGPYKGEVKRPSDGRHPRKVAWIQCVGSRDRRNANPWCSSVCCMYATKQSIIAKEHDAHIEPTIFYMEMRAFGKDFDKYVERAKNEYSVRYQRAMISAVREDPASYDLILRYATEDGRLIDETFDMVVLSIGIQPHKDASEFAEKFGIEMNPYRFAKTSPLKPIETTRGGIYVTGIYQGPKDIPETVMQGSAVAGRTMALLAEARGTETVTKELPPEKDVKGEEPRIGVFVCHCGTNISSTVEIDQVVSAAKDLPGVTYVTNTIYACAQDNQEMIKQTIKEQNLNRVVIASCTPRTHEKLFQETIREAGLNKYLFDLADIREQCSWCHKGQNEVATKKAIQIVKMSVAKSRLQEPLKTDTVGVTPACLVIGGGIAGMIAALALADQGFQVSIVERETLLGGLLKNVYRTLEGDDVQQFLKTKIGEVVTHPRINVYTGVEVKKTEGFVGNFKTALTDGTTIDHGAVILATGGVEYEPTEYLYGQNDRVITQRRLEKRLAEGETPKNSERFVMIQCVGSREEPNQYCSRVCCQDAVKNAIAIKERNPKAQVVIIYRDMRNYGLREDYYAKARDLGVLFVRYDVDRKPSVGAAGNNKVKIKTWDYMLNRELVVDADWLVLSTGLRPHPTTDRVGEMYKVTRNPDGYFLEAHVKLRPVDFPSEGLFVAGLGHAPKNLDETISQALAAAGRAGVILSHESLAVSGIIAKHKRDLCMSCLSCLRVCPFGSPYIAEDGKISHNEVKCMGCGICAGICPAKAFQVNNFRDDQIVAMIDAAVESEAGVIGA, encoded by the coding sequence ATGAGCAACAACGGTTCATCAAAGAAGATCGGGTCGGTGCTCATCGTCGGCGGCGGCATCGGCGGGATGCAGGCGGCTCTCGACCTTGCCGACAGCGGATTCAGAGTTCACATGGTCCAGAGGGACCCCTCCATCGGAGGTACCATGGTCATGCTGGATAAGACCTTTCCGACGGGTGACTGCTCGATGTGCATGATTTCTCCGAAGATGGTCGAGGCAGGCCGCCACCTGAATATCGATATCCACACCCTGGCTGAAGTCGTTTCGGTGGAGGGCGCAGAGGGCGACTTTAGGGTCAAGGTGAGGCTCGCGCCCCGGTATGTTGACTCCGGCAAGTGCACGGGGTGCGGCGACTGCGAGGTGAAGTGTCCGAAGAAGGTGTCGAGTGAGTTCGATCAGGGACTGGGTGTCCGCAAGGCGATTTATTCCCTGTTCCCCCAGGCCGTACCGAACACGCGGGCCATCGATGCCTCAAAGTGCATCTACCTCACCACCGGGAAATGCCGCGCCTGCGAAAAGGCGTGCAAGGCAGGGGCAATCAATTATGAAGACAAGGGAAGGGAAATAGAGCTCAATATCGGATCGATCATCCTGAGTCCCGGCCTCGACCGTTATGACGCAACGGTGAGGGGAGAATTCGGTCTCGGCAGATGGAAGAACGTCGTGACCTCCATACAGTTCGAGCGCATTCTCTCTGCTTCAGGTCCTTACAAGGGAGAGGTGAAGCGGCCTTCTGATGGAAGACATCCGAGGAAGGTTGCCTGGATCCAGTGCGTCGGCTCAAGGGACCGTCGTAACGCGAATCCCTGGTGCTCGTCGGTCTGCTGTATGTATGCGACAAAGCAGTCGATCATCGCCAAGGAACACGACGCCCATATAGAGCCGACGATCTTCTATATGGAGATGAGGGCCTTTGGAAAGGACTTCGACAAGTACGTCGAACGGGCGAAGAATGAATACAGTGTCCGCTACCAGCGGGCCATGATCTCAGCGGTGAGGGAGGATCCCGCCAGCTATGATCTCATCCTCCGCTATGCGACTGAAGACGGCAGGCTCATCGATGAGACCTTTGACATGGTGGTCCTCTCCATCGGGATCCAGCCCCACAAGGACGCATCTGAGTTTGCCGAGAAATTCGGCATCGAGATGAACCCCTATCGCTTTGCGAAGACCTCTCCCCTGAAGCCCATCGAGACAACCCGTGGAGGGATCTACGTGACCGGCATCTACCAGGGTCCGAAGGACATCCCCGAGACCGTGATGCAGGGGAGCGCAGTCGCGGGAAGGACCATGGCGCTCCTTGCGGAGGCCCGCGGTACCGAGACAGTGACAAAGGAGTTGCCTCCGGAAAAGGACGTGAAGGGTGAGGAGCCGAGGATAGGCGTCTTTGTCTGCCACTGCGGGACGAACATCTCCTCAACCGTCGAGATCGACCAGGTGGTGAGTGCCGCAAAAGACCTTCCCGGCGTCACCTATGTTACGAATACGATCTATGCCTGCGCACAGGACAACCAGGAGATGATCAAGCAGACCATTAAGGAGCAGAACCTAAACCGCGTCGTTATCGCTTCGTGCACACCAAGGACCCATGAGAAACTCTTCCAGGAGACGATCCGCGAGGCGGGTCTCAACAAGTACCTCTTCGATCTCGCCGACATCAGAGAGCAGTGTTCCTGGTGCCACAAAGGTCAGAACGAGGTGGCCACAAAGAAGGCGATCCAGATCGTGAAGATGTCCGTTGCGAAGTCAAGGCTCCAGGAGCCGCTCAAGACCGACACCGTAGGAGTCACGCCGGCATGCCTGGTGATCGGAGGGGGGATTGCCGGGATGATTGCAGCCCTCGCCCTTGCTGACCAGGGCTTTCAGGTCAGCATTGTCGAGCGCGAAACTTTGCTCGGCGGTCTCTTAAAGAACGTCTACCGTACCCTCGAAGGAGACGACGTACAGCAGTTTCTTAAGACAAAGATCGGGGAGGTCGTGACCCATCCACGGATAAATGTCTATACCGGGGTTGAGGTGAAGAAGACCGAAGGTTTTGTGGGAAACTTCAAGACAGCGCTCACCGACGGTACGACCATTGACCACGGCGCGGTCATCCTTGCCACGGGCGGGGTGGAGTATGAGCCTACGGAATACCTTTACGGACAGAATGATAGAGTCATCACGCAGCGCAGGCTCGAAAAGAGGCTTGCCGAGGGCGAAACACCGAAGAACAGCGAGAGATTCGTGATGATCCAGTGCGTCGGATCGCGGGAGGAGCCTAACCAGTATTGCTCCCGCGTATGCTGCCAGGACGCTGTGAAGAACGCCATAGCTATAAAAGAGCGGAACCCGAAGGCCCAGGTCGTTATCATTTATCGGGACATGCGCAACTATGGACTCCGCGAAGACTATTATGCTAAGGCCCGTGATCTCGGTGTCCTCTTTGTCAGATATGACGTGGACAGGAAACCCTCTGTCGGGGCAGCAGGCAATAATAAGGTAAAGATCAAGACCTGGGATTATATGCTGAACAGGGAACTCGTTGTGGATGCCGACTGGCTCGTCCTTTCGACGGGCCTCAGACCGCATCCGACAACGGACAGGGTTGGAGAGATGTACAAAGTCACAAGGAACCCAGACGGGTACTTCCTCGAGGCCCATGTAAAGCTCCGTCCTGTGGATTTCCCGAGTGAGGGGCTCTTTGTTGCGGGACTCGGCCATGCCCCGAAGAACCTCGATGAGACCATCAGCCAGGCGCTGGCTGCGGCGGGAAGGGCAGGGGTCATCCTCTCCCATGAGAGCCTCGCGGTCTCGGGAATCATCGCAAAGCACAAACGCGACCTCTGCATGTCGTGCCTGAGCTGCCTAAGGGTCTGCCCCTTCGGCTCTCCCTACATCGCCGAGGACGGGAAGATCTCCCATAACGAGGTGAAATGCATGGGTTGCGGCATCTGTGCAGGCATCTGCCCTGCCAAGGCATTTCAGGTGAACAATTTCCGTGATGACCAGATTGTTGCGATGATCGATGCGGCGGTGGAGTCTGAAGCCGGGGTCATCGGCGCGTAG
- the folE gene encoding GTP cyclohydrolase I FolE codes for MDKKKIEEGVRLIIEGIGEDPGRPGLRRTPERVFTMFTEIFSGLGESPQDLLTPMEGEKHDEMVLLKDIPFYSMCEHHLLPFSGSAHIAYIPEGGRIVGISALARALEVFAKRPQVQERLTTQLADLIMKRLQPKGCMVILNAEHLCMSMRGIKKPGSTVVTSAVRGIFRTKQSTREEMLELLNRRD; via the coding sequence ATGGACAAAAAGAAGATAGAGGAAGGCGTCAGGCTTATTATCGAAGGCATCGGTGAAGACCCCGGGAGGCCCGGCCTCAGGCGTACACCGGAAAGGGTCTTCACGATGTTTACGGAGATCTTCTCGGGTCTTGGCGAATCACCGCAGGACCTCCTTACTCCCATGGAAGGAGAAAAGCACGATGAGATGGTGCTTCTCAAGGACATCCCCTTTTATTCAATGTGCGAACACCATCTCCTCCCCTTTTCCGGAAGCGCTCACATCGCCTATATCCCTGAGGGCGGCAGGATCGTCGGCATCAGCGCCCTTGCGAGGGCTCTGGAGGTATTTGCGAAGAGGCCTCAGGTACAGGAACGGTTGACGACCCAGCTCGCAGATCTCATCATGAAGAGGCTCCAGCCCAAGGGGTGCATGGTTATTCTCAACGCTGAGCATCTCTGCATGAGCATGCGGGGGATCAAGAAACCCGGTTCGACAGTTGTCACCTCTGCTGTCAGGGGCATTTTCAGGACAAAACAGAGCACACGGGAAGAGATGCTCGAACTCTTAAACAGAAGGGACTAG